In Fusobacterium sp. JB019, the sequence TGATTTAGATTCAAATATAATTACAGCAGTTCCAAAAAATAGATTAGCTTTTAGAGAGGGAGAAATAACAAAGGGTAGAATAGAAAAAGATAAAAAAATAATAGAGATTTCTAAAAATTTAATGAAAGTATTGCCTTCTATAGGAGAAATTAATTTTGATTGTATGAAAAAAGATGGTGAAATTTATATATTAGAAATAAATGGAAGATTTGCAGGAGGAGCTCCAATGAGTTTTGAATCAGGAGCTGATTCTCCAATGAATTTATATAAAATATTTTCAGGAGAAAAATTAGAATATAATGAAAATTATAAGGATAATATGCTTTCCTTAAGGTTTGATACAGCGATATTTGAATAAAATTAGAAAGGAAATAGAAATATGAAAGTATTAATATTGGCAAATAGTTCTAGTGGATTATGGCATTTCAGAGGAGAGCTGTTAAGAAAGTTAATAGAAGATAAGTATGATGTATATATATCATGTCCTAGAGGAAGTTATGTTTACAAGGTAAAAGAATTAGGGTGTAGCTATATTGAGACTAAAATATCAAGGCGTAGCAAGAATATAATAGAAGATTTTAAATTATTAAAAAAATATAAAAAAATAATAAATAATATAAAGCCTAATGTTGTTTTGACGTATACTATAAAGCCAAATATTTATGGTGGAATGATTTGTAGATTATTAAAAATTCCATATTTAGCTAATATAACAGGATTAGGGACAGCTTTAGAAAACAAAAATTTTATGCAAAAAATTCTGATTTATTTATATAGGATTGTTTTTAAAAATGTAAATTGCGTATTTTTTCAAAATGAAGAGAATAAGCAATTTTTTTTAAAAAAAGGATTTAATTTAAAACATTACCAATTAATACCTGGGTCTGGAGTAAATTTAGAAAAATTTGCATTACAAAAATATCCATCTGAGGAAAAAGAAATAAATTTTGTATTTATCAGTAGAATAATGAAAGAAAAAGGAATAGACCAATATTTAGAAGTTGCAGAATATATAAAAAATAAATATTCAAATATTAATTTTTATATTTGTGGATCTTGTGAGGAAGATTATATAGAAACACTTAAAAAATATGAAAAAAAAGGATATATAAATTATCAAGGTGTCGTAAAAGATATGCATAAATTTTTAGAAAATATTCATTGTACAATCCACCCTACTTATTATCCTGAAGGAATTTCAAATGTTTTACTAGAAAGTTGTGCATCAGGGAAGCCTATTATAACAACTAATAGAAGTGGTTGTAGAGAAATTGTTGATGATAATATAAATGGTTTTATAGTAAAAGAAAAAAATACTAAGGATTTAATTGAAAAAGTTGAAAAATTTTTAAAACTTTCCCATGAAGAAAAGAAAAAAATGGGATTAAATGGTAGAAAAAAAACAGAAAAACAATTTGATAGAAATATAGTTATTGATTCTTATTTAAAAGAAATAAATAAAATTAAATAAAGGTGGTCATTATGTACAAAATAGCAGTGGCAGGAACTGGATATGTTGGACTTGTG encodes:
- a CDS encoding glycosyltransferase family 4 protein, which gives rise to MKVLILANSSSGLWHFRGELLRKLIEDKYDVYISCPRGSYVYKVKELGCSYIETKISRRSKNIIEDFKLLKKYKKIINNIKPNVVLTYTIKPNIYGGMICRLLKIPYLANITGLGTALENKNFMQKILIYLYRIVFKNVNCVFFQNEENKQFFLKKGFNLKHYQLIPGSGVNLEKFALQKYPSEEKEINFVFISRIMKEKGIDQYLEVAEYIKNKYSNINFYICGSCEEDYIETLKKYEKKGYINYQGVVKDMHKFLENIHCTIHPTYYPEGISNVLLESCASGKPIITTNRSGCREIVDDNINGFIVKEKNTKDLIEKVEKFLKLSHEEKKKMGLNGRKKTEKQFDRNIVIDSYLKEINKIK